A region of Thermococcus argininiproducens DNA encodes the following proteins:
- a CDS encoding elongation factor EF-2, translated as MGKREEMIKEIKGLMLQPERIRNMGIAAHIDHGKTTLSDNLLAGAGMISEELAGKQLVLDFDEQEQARGITINAANVSMIHEYEGQKYLINLIDTPGHVDFGGDVTRAMRAIDGAIIVVDAVEGVMPQTETVLRQALREYVKPVLFINKVDRLIKELKLTPQQMQERFVKVITDVNRLIRKYAPQEFRDKWLVNVNDGSVAFGSAYYNWALSVPYMKKTGVSFKDIIDLTNAGDLKTLRKKAPLHVVVLDMVVRHLPNPIEAQRYRIPHLWRGEVESEIGQSMAKCDPKGKVVMVVTKIIIDKHAGEVATGRVWSGTVKTGQEVHLITAKRKARIQQVGIYMGPERVNMEAVPAGNIVAVTGLRDAMAGETVSEEQIEPFEALHYTSEPVVTVAIEAKNVKDLPRLIEALRQLAKEDPTLHVKIDEETGQHLLSGMGELHLEVKLVHLKEQWGVDVDVSEPIVVYRESITKVSPIVEGKSPNKHNRFYIVVEPMPDNIYQAIKEGEIPEGRPKDTKAVAKKLAELGMDYDIARGIVDIYNGNMFLDNTKGLQYLNEVMDLLVDGFHQAMDEGPLAKEPVMKVIVRLVDAKIHEDNVHRGPAQIYPAIRTAIHCAMMKSNPVLYEPYQKVIINVPYEYMGSVSREMNQRRGQLIDMRQEGEVMIIISEAPVAEMFGFAGAIRGATSGRALWSTEHAGFKRVPNELAINIIRQIRQRKGLDPKPPTEKDICPQQ; from the coding sequence ATGGGAAAGAGGGAAGAGATGATTAAGGAGATTAAGGGGTTGATGCTTCAGCCTGAAAGAATTAGAAATATGGGTATTGCCGCTCACATTGACCACGGTAAGACAACATTGAGTGATAATCTTTTGGCTGGAGCAGGAATGATTAGTGAGGAACTCGCAGGAAAGCAACTCGTGCTTGATTTTGATGAACAGGAACAAGCAAGAGGTATTACAATCAACGCAGCTAACGTTTCAATGATTCACGAATATGAGGGACAAAAATACCTCATTAACCTCATTGATACCCCGGGTCACGTTGACTTTGGTGGTGACGTTACAAGAGCAATGAGAGCCATAGATGGTGCAATAATTGTAGTTGACGCTGTTGAGGGTGTTATGCCACAAACAGAGACAGTTCTTAGACAGGCCCTTAGAGAATACGTTAAACCTGTGTTGTTCATAAATAAGGTTGATAGACTCATTAAAGAGCTTAAACTCACTCCTCAGCAAATGCAGGAGAGGTTTGTTAAGGTTATTACAGATGTAAACCGTTTAATTAGGAAATACGCTCCCCAGGAATTCAGAGATAAATGGTTAGTAAACGTTAATGATGGTAGCGTTGCCTTTGGTTCTGCTTACTATAACTGGGCCCTTAGCGTCCCATACATGAAGAAAACCGGAGTCTCCTTTAAGGACATTATCGATCTAACAAACGCTGGCGACTTGAAAACATTGAGAAAGAAGGCCCCACTCCACGTTGTGGTATTGGACATGGTAGTTAGGCACCTTCCAAACCCAATAGAGGCTCAGAGATACAGAATCCCACACCTCTGGAGAGGCGAGGTAGAAAGCGAGATCGGGCAATCAATGGCTAAGTGTGATCCAAAAGGGAAGGTGGTAATGGTTGTTACAAAGATCATTATTGACAAACACGCTGGTGAAGTGGCTACAGGTAGAGTTTGGAGTGGTACTGTAAAGACAGGTCAAGAAGTTCACCTTATAACTGCAAAGAGAAAGGCAAGAATTCAGCAAGTTGGTATCTATATGGGGCCAGAGAGAGTTAACATGGAAGCTGTTCCAGCGGGTAACATTGTTGCGGTTACTGGTTTAAGGGATGCTATGGCCGGTGAGACGGTCTCAGAAGAGCAAATTGAGCCATTCGAAGCACTTCACTACACAAGTGAGCCTGTTGTTACAGTGGCTATCGAAGCCAAGAATGTTAAGGATCTACCAAGGCTTATAGAGGCCCTTAGACAGCTCGCTAAAGAAGATCCAACACTCCACGTTAAGATTGATGAAGAGACTGGACAACACCTTCTCAGCGGTATGGGTGAGCTTCACCTTGAGGTTAAATTAGTCCACCTCAAAGAACAGTGGGGTGTTGACGTTGACGTTTCAGAGCCAATCGTCGTTTACAGAGAGAGCATCACAAAGGTCAGCCCAATAGTTGAAGGAAAGTCACCAAACAAGCACAACAGATTCTATATTGTTGTTGAACCAATGCCTGATAACATCTACCAAGCAATTAAAGAGGGTGAGATTCCTGAGGGAAGACCAAAAGATACAAAGGCTGTTGCAAAGAAGCTTGCTGAACTTGGAATGGATTATGATATTGCAAGAGGTATCGTTGACATTTACAACGGAAACATGTTCCTTGACAACACAAAGGGTCTCCAGTACCTTAACGAGGTAATGGATCTTCTTGTCGATGGTTTCCACCAAGCAATGGATGAAGGACCACTTGCTAAAGAACCTGTGATGAAGGTCATAGTAAGGCTTGTGGATGCTAAGATTCACGAAGATAACGTCCACAGAGGTCCAGCCCAGATTTATCCAGCAATTAGAACTGCTATACACTGTGCAATGATGAAGTCCAACCCAGTTCTTTACGAACCATACCAGAAGGTCATCATAAACGTTCCATACGAATACATGGGTTCAGTTAGCAGAGAAATGAACCAGAGAAGAGGACAACTTATTGACATGAGACAAGAGGGTGAAGTAATGATCATTATCTCAGAGGCTCCAGTAGCTGAGATGTTTGGATTCGCTGGGGCTATTAGAGGTGCAACAAGCGGTAGGGCACTATGGAGTACAGAACACGCAGGCTTCAAGAGAGTTCCAAATGAGCTTGCTATAAACATCATAAGGCAGATAAGGCAAAGAAAAGGTCTTGATCCAAAACCACCAACTGAGAAAGACATCTGTCCACAACAATGA
- the uppS gene encoding polyprenyl diphosphate synthase: protein MLYRIVSFIPHILFKPVYDLYESYLFEKVKSRPEKIPKHVAIIMDGNRRWARLLDKPPWYGHLFGSQKLEEILEWCRDLGIRTLTVYAFSTENFKRSKEEVKMLMDLFEKKFRELVHDERVHKYGIRVNVLGRKELLPKNVREAAEEAERATRKYNNYTLNIAVAYGGRSEIVDAVKRIVDDIQAGKLEKNEITEELLKRYLYVPNMSDPDIVIRTGGEVRISNFLIYQIAYSELFFVDVYFPEFRKIDFLRIIREYQKRSRRFGK from the coding sequence ATGCTCTATAGAATTGTCTCTTTCATTCCCCATATTTTATTTAAGCCGGTGTATGATCTGTATGAGTCTTACCTATTTGAGAAAGTCAAGTCTAGACCTGAGAAGATTCCAAAACATGTTGCGATCATAATGGATGGGAATAGGAGATGGGCTAGGCTCTTAGATAAGCCTCCGTGGTATGGTCATCTTTTTGGATCTCAAAAGTTAGAGGAGATCCTTGAATGGTGCCGTGATTTGGGTATAAGAACATTGACAGTATACGCTTTCTCTACTGAGAACTTTAAGAGGAGTAAGGAAGAGGTCAAGATGCTGATGGATCTTTTTGAGAAGAAATTTAGAGAGCTAGTTCATGATGAAAGAGTTCATAAATATGGGATAAGGGTTAATGTTCTCGGAAGAAAAGAATTGTTGCCTAAAAATGTTCGAGAGGCAGCTGAGGAGGCAGAGAGGGCCACGAGAAAATATAATAATTATACCTTGAATATCGCCGTTGCATATGGGGGAAGAAGTGAGATAGTCGATGCTGTGAAACGGATTGTTGATGATATTCAGGCTGGAAAACTTGAAAAGAATGAGATAACTGAGGAGCTGTTGAAAAGGTATCTTTATGTACCCAACATGTCCGATCCCGATATAGTTATCAGGACGGGTGGTGAGGTTAGGATAAGCAACTTCTTGATTTATCAGATCGCATATAGCGAGCTTTTCTTTGTCGATGTGTACTTTCCGGAGTTTAGAAAGATTGATTTCCTGAGAATAATTAGGGAATACCAGAAGAGAAGTAGAAGATTTGGGAAGTGA
- a CDS encoding gamma carbonic anhydrase family protein, with product MVVYELNGKRPKIHETAFVDDNAYIIGDVILEEKTSVWPSAVLRGDIEQIYIGKGSNIQDNVSVHTSPENPTILGEYVTIGHNAVIHGAKIGNYVIVGMGAIVLDGAKIGNHVIIGAGALIPPGKEIPDYSLVVGVPGKVVRQLTEKEIEMTKKNAEIYMELAEMHIQKRKRVE from the coding sequence ATGGTGGTTTATGAGCTAAATGGAAAGAGGCCTAAAATTCATGAGACGGCATTTGTGGATGATAATGCCTATATAATCGGAGATGTAATTTTAGAAGAAAAAACAAGCGTCTGGCCATCAGCAGTACTCAGGGGAGATATAGAGCAGATATATATCGGGAAAGGCTCTAACATCCAGGATAATGTAAGTGTTCACACTTCCCCCGAAAACCCCACAATACTTGGGGAATATGTTACAATAGGCCACAATGCAGTTATTCACGGTGCAAAAATCGGAAACTATGTTATCGTCGGCATGGGAGCAATAGTTCTGGATGGAGCAAAGATTGGAAATCATGTCATAATAGGGGCCGGCGCGCTGATTCCACCAGGAAAAGAGATTCCAGATTACAGCCTTGTTGTTGGAGTTCCTGGAAAAGTTGTAAGGCAGCTCACTGAAAAAGAAATTGAGATGACCAAGAAAAACGCTGAAATTTATATGGAGCTTGCTGAAATGCATATTCAAAAGAGAAAAAGAGTTGAGTGA
- the hjc gene encoding Holliday junction resolvase Hjc, which yields MRYRKGASAERELIKMLEKEGFAVVRSAGSKKVDIVAGNGKTYLCIEVKTTRSDKLYLSEEDLMKVKSFSSTFGGRGIIAVKFINNGWYFFDADDLKKSGKNYKISLQIAKHDAKTFDEVIGKQKSLVEVIKSG from the coding sequence ATGAGATACCGGAAAGGTGCCAGTGCTGAGAGGGAGCTCATAAAAATGCTGGAAAAAGAGGGGTTTGCTGTTGTTAGATCTGCGGGAAGTAAAAAAGTGGATATAGTTGCCGGGAACGGCAAAACATACTTGTGCATAGAAGTAAAGACTACAAGAAGCGACAAACTGTATTTGAGTGAAGAAGATCTGATGAAGGTTAAGAGTTTTTCAAGCACATTTGGTGGAAGGGGAATTATTGCAGTCAAGTTCATAAACAATGGATGGTACTTCTTTGATGCTGACGACTTAAAAAAGAGCGGAAAGAACTATAAAATAAGTCTACAGATAGCAAAACATGACGCTAAAACTTTTGATGAGGTAATTGGCAAACAGAAGTCCTTAGTTGAGGTGATTAAAAGTGGGTAG
- a CDS encoding CARDB domain-containing protein: MGRKVIIILLTIFLLSTYSPTSAQMPLLLQVPQEYFEARPGETVSVPITLINVGNETAENITVYISGPLVQGLLYSQKYIKELKPGESLEETLSIYVQDVRAGVYDLKVIVRSGVTFLEVPISLRVLTQISYSVDIDVQEKYLFGQDVTITLLVSSSSNGVIFGDVSYEIYRNNNLIAQRTLRNIFLYPDPPRNKWEYPIFIPRPSVGNYTVIMRSTFRGLSKTVTKSFLVYQRALSYETKFEKGIIYVKIVDENGNGVEGIPVTIEGTPLKTNSYGIAFMEAKEPGTYRITLNLDGRIVETFVEVKKLFVDYEQRNETLLVYVRDSSGVGIPKVSVEAIGPLGKSYAATDENGTALINLNETGFGSIRIKAESDAYIGAESIITVEKPKPPETETPSPTTTPLPTNQTTTPVPPPQPKDYGNLPLILILSALLFGGTSYVALFRPLKFEEQLDKYYFVKIKAPRLREIQNFRYEREIDAVEARATKGKVTIKDGKIIWEIEKLEPNEEAFLQVIL, from the coding sequence GTGGGTAGAAAGGTTATAATTATTCTCTTGACTATTTTTCTGCTCTCAACATATTCACCCACAAGCGCCCAGATGCCCCTTCTTCTTCAAGTTCCACAAGAATATTTTGAAGCAAGACCTGGAGAGACTGTGTCTGTTCCAATCACATTGATAAACGTGGGGAATGAAACTGCCGAAAACATAACTGTGTACATTTCGGGCCCTCTTGTCCAAGGCCTTCTTTACAGCCAGAAATACATAAAAGAACTCAAACCAGGAGAAAGTCTAGAAGAAACTCTCTCTATCTACGTCCAAGACGTGAGAGCAGGGGTTTACGATTTGAAGGTGATTGTGAGAAGTGGAGTTACTTTTCTTGAAGTTCCCATATCCCTGAGAGTACTAACCCAAATAAGCTATTCTGTGGATATAGATGTCCAGGAAAAATATTTATTCGGCCAAGATGTTACTATAACCCTCCTAGTATCCTCTTCATCCAACGGAGTTATTTTTGGAGACGTATCTTATGAAATATACAGAAACAATAACTTAATTGCCCAAAGAACACTACGCAATATTTTCCTTTACCCTGACCCACCAAGGAACAAATGGGAATACCCAATTTTTATACCGAGGCCTAGTGTAGGAAACTATACCGTGATAATGAGAAGCACATTCAGAGGACTCTCAAAAACGGTTACAAAGAGCTTTCTTGTATACCAACGAGCACTCAGCTATGAAACCAAATTCGAGAAAGGAATAATTTACGTTAAAATAGTGGATGAAAATGGGAATGGTGTAGAGGGTATTCCCGTAACTATAGAGGGGACTCCCCTAAAAACAAACTCTTATGGAATTGCATTCATGGAAGCAAAGGAGCCTGGCACTTATCGGATAACACTGAATTTAGATGGAAGAATAGTCGAGACCTTCGTAGAAGTCAAGAAATTGTTCGTAGATTACGAGCAAAGAAACGAAACGCTCTTAGTCTATGTGAGAGACTCCTCTGGAGTAGGAATTCCTAAAGTGAGTGTAGAAGCGATAGGACCTCTAGGAAAGTCATATGCAGCTACCGATGAGAATGGAACTGCTTTGATAAATCTAAACGAAACTGGATTCGGAAGTATTAGAATAAAGGCAGAAAGTGACGCATATATCGGAGCAGAATCCATAATAACCGTTGAGAAACCCAAACCTCCAGAGACTGAAACTCCCTCTCCAACCACTACCCCTCTTCCAACAAATCAAACGACGACACCAGTTCCCCCACCACAGCCAAAAGATTATGGGAACCTGCCTCTGATTTTAATACTTTCTGCACTCCTATTTGGAGGCACCTCATATGTGGCATTATTTAGACCATTGAAATTCGAAGAACAACTAGACAAGTATTACTTTGTTAAAATAAAGGCCCCAAGACTCAGAGAGATACAGAACTTTAGATACGAAAGGGAAATAGATGCTGTAGAAGCCAGAGCAACAAAGGGAAAGGTAACCATTAAAGACGGCAAAATAATTTGGGAAATAGAAAAGCTAGAACCCAACGAAGAAGCGTTTTTGCAGGTCATTCTTTAA
- a CDS encoding lysyl aminopeptidase, with protein sequence MVDWELMQKIIEAPGVSGYEFMGIRDLVIESLKDYVDEVTVDKLGNVIAHKKGEGPKVMVAAHMDKIGLMVNHIDEKGYLHVVRVGGVDPRTLVAQRVRIFTENGEIYGVVGHIPPHLTKPEERNKAADWDTIVVDVGADSKEDVEKMGIRVGTIMEFAPAFTRLSENRFATPYLDDRICLYAMIETAKALEEHQADIYFVASVQEEVGLRGARVASYAIDPEIGIAMDVTFAKQPGDKGKLVAELGKGPVMDVGPNINPKVRAFAEEVAKKYEIPLQVEPSPRPTGTDANIMQINREGVATAVLSIPIKYMHSQVELTDARDVDNTIKLAKHFLEELKPMNLIP encoded by the coding sequence ATGGTTGATTGGGAATTAATGCAAAAAATTATCGAGGCACCTGGAGTTTCTGGATACGAATTTATGGGAATAAGAGATCTTGTCATAGAGTCATTAAAAGATTACGTAGACGAAGTAACTGTAGACAAGCTCGGGAATGTCATAGCTCACAAAAAAGGAGAAGGCCCAAAAGTTATGGTAGCTGCTCACATGGATAAAATAGGATTAATGGTCAATCACATAGATGAGAAAGGTTATTTACATGTAGTTAGAGTTGGAGGGGTTGATCCAAGAACCCTCGTAGCTCAGAGAGTTAGAATTTTCACTGAGAATGGAGAGATCTATGGAGTTGTTGGACACATTCCTCCTCACCTGACAAAGCCAGAAGAGAGAAACAAAGCTGCCGATTGGGACACCATAGTTGTAGATGTAGGTGCTGATTCAAAAGAAGACGTTGAAAAAATGGGGATTAGAGTTGGAACAATCATGGAATTCGCCCCTGCCTTCACAAGGTTAAGCGAGAATCGCTTTGCCACACCTTATCTTGATGATAGAATCTGCCTTTATGCGATGATCGAAACAGCAAAAGCCTTAGAAGAGCACCAGGCGGACATATATTTTGTAGCAAGTGTTCAAGAGGAAGTGGGCTTAAGGGGAGCAAGAGTAGCAAGTTATGCAATTGACCCAGAAATAGGAATAGCCATGGATGTAACCTTTGCAAAACAGCCAGGAGACAAAGGTAAGTTAGTAGCAGAACTCGGAAAAGGTCCTGTAATGGACGTTGGGCCGAATATAAACCCGAAAGTAAGGGCTTTTGCTGAAGAAGTTGCTAAAAAGTATGAGATCCCACTCCAAGTAGAGCCGAGTCCAAGACCCACAGGAACAGACGCAAATATAATGCAGATAAACAGGGAAGGTGTTGCAACAGCCGTTCTCTCAATTCCAATAAAATACATGCACTCTCAAGTTGAACTAACAGACGCAAGAGATGTGGACAATACAATAAAACTGGCAAAGCACTTCCTTGAGGAACTCAAACCTATGAACCTTATTCCATGA
- a CDS encoding DUF86 domain-containing protein: protein MKKGEIKYRVELAEKSLNLIKSALPQNPEEFLEMGLSKDGIYKRLEFAIQNILDSLNEMAIALDLGPSIGYKEIVETLHKEGIIKDALKENLEFLIQLREVLIYDYDLISDDMAFRNMPEYLQFIEESMEFLKSFLEGEK, encoded by the coding sequence TTGAAAAAAGGGGAGATTAAATACAGAGTTGAACTGGCTGAAAAAAGCCTTAACCTCATAAAAAGCGCCCTTCCGCAAAATCCTGAAGAATTTCTAGAGATGGGCTTGTCCAAGGACGGGATATATAAGAGACTAGAATTTGCGATTCAGAATATTCTAGACAGCCTTAATGAGATGGCCATTGCACTGGATCTCGGCCCTTCAATAGGCTATAAGGAGATTGTAGAAACCTTGCATAAAGAAGGGATCATTAAAGATGCTCTCAAAGAAAATCTTGAATTCCTGATCCAGCTAAGAGAAGTGTTGATTTATGATTATGACCTTATTAGTGATGATATGGCGTTCCGAAACATGCCTGAATACCTCCAATTTATAGAGGAAAGCATGGAGTTTCTTAAATCTTTTCTGGAGGGTGAAAAGTGA
- a CDS encoding archaemetzincin family Zn-dependent metalloprotease, whose amino-acid sequence MKIGLIPLVRKEIEGEILESIRKHLEGFYSQFGFNVEILPETTIKDLFFSYNSTREQFLGRFFLMKVAEIKGIKRLSAGLGITDADLYEEGMNFIFGLANPYLKSAIISLARLKPTFYGERDGKLLKERAIKEAMHEMGHVFGLEHCLNPKCVMHFSNSIIDTDYKGKDYCEKCLNTLKRNLG is encoded by the coding sequence GTGAAAATTGGCCTAATCCCCCTTGTAAGGAAAGAAATTGAAGGGGAGATTTTGGAGAGCATTAGAAAGCATCTTGAAGGTTTTTACTCCCAATTTGGCTTCAACGTAGAAATACTTCCAGAGACTACAATAAAAGACTTATTCTTCTCTTACAATTCTACAAGAGAACAGTTCTTAGGAAGGTTCTTTTTAATGAAAGTAGCTGAGATTAAAGGCATTAAAAGATTATCTGCAGGGCTTGGAATTACAGATGCTGATTTATATGAAGAGGGAATGAACTTTATTTTTGGCCTTGCAAATCCCTATCTTAAGTCAGCTATAATATCCCTTGCTCGTCTAAAACCAACATTTTACGGGGAACGTGATGGAAAGCTCTTAAAAGAAAGGGCAATAAAAGAAGCAATGCACGAGATGGGTCATGTATTTGGCCTTGAACACTGCCTCAATCCAAAATGTGTCATGCATTTTTCAAATTCAATTATTGATACCGACTACAAAGGAAAAGACTACTGTGAAAAGTGCTTAAATACATTAAAAAGAAACCTGGGGTGA
- the cyaB gene encoding class IV adenylate cyclase has translation MIEIELKGYANEKIFERVRATFEFMRKEIHEDIYFNHPCRDFSKTDEALRVRIKRFNGHFEALLTYKGPKIDELSKTRKEIEVNIDNVETYIELLHALGFKEVLTVKKTREKYYIEKGVTITLDEIEGLGKFVEIEKLAKDEKEVEKEVKRLLSILKSLGIERFERKSYLELLMEKLNLSEGS, from the coding sequence ATGATAGAAATCGAACTTAAAGGATATGCTAACGAGAAGATATTTGAAAGAGTGAGAGCAACCTTTGAGTTTATGAGAAAGGAAATTCATGAGGATATTTACTTTAATCACCCATGTAGGGATTTTTCCAAAACTGATGAAGCACTTAGAGTGAGAATTAAACGATTTAATGGTCATTTCGAAGCTTTGCTTACATATAAAGGACCAAAAATCGATGAATTATCGAAGACAAGAAAGGAGATCGAGGTAAACATAGATAATGTCGAGACATACATTGAACTTCTTCATGCCCTAGGATTCAAAGAGGTTCTAACTGTAAAAAAGACCAGAGAGAAATACTACATTGAAAAAGGTGTTACCATAACCTTAGACGAAATAGAAGGACTAGGAAAGTTTGTGGAGATAGAAAAGTTAGCAAAAGATGAGAAAGAAGTGGAAAAAGAAGTTAAAAGACTGTTAAGCATTTTAAAGTCCCTTGGGATTGAACGGTTTGAGAGAAAATCCTACCTAGAGCTTCTAATGGAAAAGCTCAATCTCTCAGAAGGATCTTAA
- a CDS encoding energy-coupling factor ABC transporter ATP-binding protein produces the protein MIRVEELSFKYAGAKDYSLKDINLKIKKGEFLGILGASGSGKSTLCLTFNGIIPHSIKGEFSGNVFVKGYNTKEASVAELSKLVGLVLQNPDSQLFNMTVEEEVAFALENLGLDVEEIRRRIYWALKITGLEGLEKEFPPNLSGGQKQRLVIASVLAMRPEILVLDEPTSQLDPLGREQVLSLITLLNKEQGITIILVEHNTEYLFDFADRIIVLDKGELVMEGKPRDVFEEAEFLRSLGIRIPTSIKIGAELKKKGFLERAALNDRELIKAIKILLRD, from the coding sequence ATGATAAGAGTAGAAGAGCTAAGTTTCAAATATGCTGGGGCCAAAGATTACTCTCTCAAAGATATAAACCTGAAGATTAAGAAAGGGGAATTTTTGGGTATCCTTGGGGCAAGTGGAAGTGGAAAGTCCACTCTATGTTTGACATTTAACGGAATAATTCCTCACTCCATAAAGGGAGAATTTAGTGGAAACGTTTTTGTGAAGGGATATAATACCAAGGAAGCCAGCGTTGCTGAGCTTTCAAAGCTGGTAGGACTAGTTCTCCAAAATCCAGACTCACAGCTTTTCAACATGACAGTTGAAGAGGAGGTTGCATTTGCCCTTGAAAACTTGGGCCTTGACGTGGAAGAAATACGGAGAAGAATTTATTGGGCATTGAAGATTACGGGCCTTGAGGGCCTTGAGAAAGAGTTTCCACCAAATTTAAGTGGAGGCCAAAAGCAGAGGCTTGTAATAGCAAGTGTTCTAGCAATGCGGCCGGAAATACTCGTTTTGGATGAGCCTACTTCTCAACTAGATCCACTTGGCAGAGAACAAGTTTTGAGTCTCATAACTCTTCTTAATAAAGAGCAGGGCATCACTATAATTCTCGTAGAGCATAATACAGAATATCTTTTTGACTTTGCCGATAGAATAATTGTTCTCGATAAGGGTGAACTTGTCATGGAAGGTAAACCAAGGGATGTGTTTGAGGAAGCAGAGTTTTTAAGAAGTCTTGGGATTAGAATTCCCACAAGTATAAAAATAGGGGCAGAACTAAAGAAGAAAGGATTTTTGGAAAGAGCAGCCCTTAATGATAGAGAATTGATAAAAGCCATTAAGATCCTTCTGAGAGATTGA
- a CDS encoding TrkH family potassium uptake protein, producing MLEVRKYINIADDIFVIRNLIGALLQGIGVAYLIPVLITWIYVEEIRYVYYFVLPGLACILFGAWLARHSEHVEDVNLRQAMISAAFVWLFASLVSVVPFMRIAGMSFIDSYFESMSAWTGTGLTMMRNLESYPRIILFWRAWMQWLGGIGIVLVALTILIRPGVAAARLYKAEARTERILPNLANTSKIIFQIYAVITLLGVYLYYINGMGLFDSVIHSMVGVGTGGMSSHDLSIGFFNSLSIEAITIFLMIMGATNFTVHYKMFKEKSLVPFFRDIQVKYMFFFLSPVVALIGYALTTQNGFSIASSFREAIFHAVSAVTCTGFSITDLSKYPELAKLLIGFLMVVGGGAGSTAGGIKLIRITLTFQTLKWTIQQAILPKGAVIKRKIGEYIFTEEDLQEVLGFTMTYIALLLVGTVWTMVRLGASLADAFFEVASAQGNVGLSVGITSTTLPLDMKILLILHMWIGRLEIFSTLVFIFGLALMLPRVAERK from the coding sequence ATGCTAGAAGTCAGAAAATACATCAATATTGCAGATGATATCTTTGTAATAAGAAACTTAATTGGAGCACTTCTTCAAGGTATTGGCGTTGCCTATCTGATTCCGGTTTTGATTACATGGATTTATGTAGAAGAAATAAGGTACGTCTATTACTTTGTCCTTCCTGGACTTGCGTGCATCCTATTTGGTGCGTGGCTTGCAAGGCATTCGGAACATGTAGAAGATGTCAACTTAAGACAGGCCATGATATCAGCAGCGTTTGTTTGGCTTTTTGCATCTCTTGTAAGTGTGGTTCCCTTCATGAGGATAGCTGGCATGAGTTTTATAGATTCCTACTTTGAGAGCATGTCTGCTTGGACTGGTACAGGGTTAACAATGATGCGCAACTTGGAGAGTTATCCACGTATAATACTCTTTTGGAGAGCTTGGATGCAGTGGTTGGGCGGAATTGGTATTGTCCTCGTTGCTCTTACTATTCTCATTCGTCCAGGGGTTGCAGCTGCAAGACTTTACAAAGCCGAGGCAAGGACAGAAAGGATTCTTCCTAACTTGGCAAATACCTCGAAAATAATATTCCAAATTTATGCTGTCATAACACTCTTAGGGGTCTATCTCTATTATATAAATGGAATGGGCCTTTTTGACTCTGTAATACACTCAATGGTGGGAGTTGGAACAGGTGGTATGAGTTCCCACGATCTCAGCATAGGTTTCTTCAACAGTTTAAGCATAGAGGCCATAACTATCTTCTTAATGATTATGGGTGCCACAAACTTCACGGTTCACTATAAGATGTTTAAGGAGAAATCTCTTGTTCCATTTTTCAGGGATATTCAGGTTAAATACATGTTTTTCTTTTTGAGTCCTGTTGTGGCTTTAATAGGATATGCTCTGACTACTCAAAATGGTTTTTCAATAGCTAGTTCGTTTAGGGAAGCAATTTTCCATGCTGTTTCTGCAGTTACTTGTACTGGGTTTTCCATCACCGATTTGAGCAAATATCCAGAGCTGGCTAAACTCCTTATAGGTTTTCTCATGGTCGTGGGTGGAGGTGCTGGAAGTACCGCTGGTGGTATAAAGCTTATCCGTATAACATTAACTTTCCAAACCTTAAAATGGACTATACAGCAGGCAATACTTCCAAAAGGCGCAGTTATAAAGAGAAAAATTGGGGAGTACATATTCACAGAAGAAGATCTCCAGGAAGTTTTGGGTTTTACAATGACTTACATTGCCCTCCTTCTTGTAGGTACAGTGTGGACAATGGTTAGGCTTGGTGCAAGTTTAGCAGATGCTTTCTTTGAGGTTGCCTCAGCTCAGGGAAATGTTGGGTTGAGTGTGGGAATAACCTCAACAACCTTGCCCCTTGACATGAAGATACTCCTCATTCTTCACATGTGGATTGGAAGGCTTGAAATATTCTCAACTCTGGTCTTTATATTCGGATTGGCCCTTATGCTACCAAGAGTGGCGGAGAGGAAGTAA